From the Campylobacter concisus genome, the window ACAATGCCAAATATGTCGTTGTTTCAAATTTTAACGAACTACGCTTTTACATCGGCAATAAAACAACATTTGAAAAATTTGACCTTTTTACATCAAGCTTTGATGAGTTTAAAAGACTTCATTTGCTGCTTAGCTTTGAGAGTATTAGCACGGATCTGCCGCTAAAACTAAAAGAGAAATTTGCCACTCACGAGCGTGAAATTTCAAACAAATTTTATAAAGACTTTAGTGCTTTTAGACTTGCTCTTTTTAAAAATATTTGCAAAAACAATGCCAGCATTGATAAAAATAGGCTTTTAAGCCTGACTCAAAAACTATGCGACAGGTTTGTTTTCATACTATTTGCCGAAGACCGCGGACTACTAAGACTTCGCACGATAGCCGAGATAAAAGATAAATTTCAAAACCAAGTTACCGAGCTTAGTTTTTATGACTTTTACAAAATTTACTTTAAAGCCATTGATGAAGGCAGTGAGCGTCTTGATATCAAACGCTATAATGGCGGTCTTTTTGCCACAGATACTGAGCTTAATTCACTAAAGATAGACGATAGCGTGCTTGAAGCGCAGTTTTTAAGTGACTATGACTTTTTAAGCGACATCGGTGTAAATATCCTAGGACATATCTTTGAAAGCTCACTAAACGACCTTGAAGAGCTAAATGCGCAAATAAATGGTAATGAATTTGATGCCAAACAGAGCAAACGTAAAAAAGATGGCATATTTTATACACCAGAGTTTATAACAGAATTTATAGTTGAAAATTCACTTGGCATGCTTTGTAAAGCTAAAAAAGATGAGCTAGGGCTTGATCTAAATGAGCTATTAGCACCAAAAAACCCAAAAAAATTAACCAAAGCAGAAAGTGAGATCAAAGACAAAATTTATGCTTACCGCGAGTGGCTCTTATCCCTTAAGATACTTGATCCAGCTTGCGGCTCTGGTGCATTTTTAAACCAAGCTTTAGAATTTCTAATTGCCGAGCATGGCGCATTAGACACTTACCGCAAAGTATATGAGGGCGAGGGCTTGGGACTTTACGATATAGAAAGCACCATTTTAGAAAACAACCTTTACGGCGTAGATATAAATGCCGATGCGGTCGAGATCGCTAGGCTATCTCTTTGGCTCCGCACAGCTGTAAAGGGACGAGTTTTGACAGATCTTAGTAAAAATTTAGTAGCAGCAAACTCGCTTTTAGAATTTCCTTTTGACTTTAAATTTGATGTCGTTATCGGCAATCCTCCCTATGTCAGACAAGAGGCGATAAAAGAGCAAAAGCCTGCCTTACAAGAATATAAAGTTTATAGTGGCACGGCTGATTTGTTTGTCTATTTTTATGAGCTTGGCATTACACATCTAAAAGAAAATGGGGTTTTAGGTTTTATATGTTCAAACAAATTTTTCCGTGCCAGCTATGGTGAAAATTTACGTAAATTTATATTAGAAAATACACAAATAACACACATTATTGATTTTACTGGGGTTAAAGTTTTTGAAGACGCAAGTGTAGATAGTGCGATTACTATTTTTAAAAAAATAAGAGCAGGTGAAAATTCAAAATTTAATTTCCTAGCTTCAAGCACCATAAATTTAAAAATGCAAAAATTTATCCAAATACCACAATCCACGCTAAACGAAACAAATTTCACCTTTTTAGATAAAAGTAAATTTGAGCTAAAAAGTAAAATCGAAAAAGTTGCAGAGCCATTAAAAAATTGGGGCATAAAAATTCATTCTGGTATCAAAACAGGACTAAATGAAGTATTTATTATTGATAGTGACACCCGTAATAAAATTTTAAATAACTGCACTGGAGAAGAAAGAGAGTGGACGCAAAAGCTCATTAGGCCGATCTTACGAGGTCAAGATATAAAGCGTTATGACTATGAGTGGGCTGGACTGTGGCTCATAAATATCCATAATGGATATGGCACCGAGCCTCGCATCAATATAGATAATTTTCCTAAGCTAAAACTATATCTTGATAAATTTGAGCCGAAACTTTCCAATCGTTCTGATAAAGGAGCCACTCCTTATAATCTGCGAAACTGCGCATATCTTGAGGAATTCGAAAAAGAGAAAATTTTATGTGCAAAAATTGTGCAAAGTCCGAAATTTGCTTACGATACAAATAATAATATTCCAAACAATACTGCATATTGCATAACTGGCGAAAATCTAAAATTTTTATTAGCCTTTTTAAATTCAACAGCTGTTTATAAAATTTTCAACTTTTTCTATGCTGGAGGTGGACTTGAAGGCGAAATAACAACAAATCGCTTAGAAATTTTGCCTATCCCACAAATCGCGTCACAAAATGAAAATTTAGCAAACGAGATAATAAATTTGGTCGATGAAATTTTAAAAGCCAATGAAAAGATCAAGCTTTACGAGAAGCATATGCCTACTTTAACTCTTGATGAAAAGCTAGAAGCCAAAGAAAATATCGATGCGCTAAACGACAAAATCAAGGCAAGTGACGAAAAAATAGACAAACTTGTTTTTGAGCTTTATGAACTAACAAGCGATGAGATCGCGCTTATAATAAGGGGGGGGGGAATTGACGGTATAACAAAAATTTACATATACATCTTACAAAGGGGAGAAAATGAACCAATTAGAGCTTTATTACAATCAGCCGCTTAAATCAAGTAAATTTATCCCCAGAAAATACGAAATCATCTCGCCAAAGACGCTTATAATAGGCGCCATTTCAAGTGGCAAAACAGCCCTTGTTTATGAGTTCTTGAGCCATTATAAAAGCGAGGAGAGGCTTTATGTAAATTTAGATGATCTAAGGATAGACAGAGCCTTGCTTTTAGCAAATTTGAAAGAATTTTTAGAAAAAAATGCCCAGATAAAGGTTCTTGCAGTTGAAAATTTACAAGCTGCTGACCTTGCAAATTTAGGCTTTTTAAAGGGCGCAACACTTGAAAATATCATCCTTACAAGCAAGGAATTTTCACTCACGATTGACGGCTTTGCTCGTATAAATTTAAACTATCTCGACTACGAGGAATTTATACTATTTTTTAAAAAAAATTTGGACCAAGACCTGCTTTTTAGCTACTTTTTGGCTCACGGCAACGAGATAGCAAGTGCCTTTTTAGACTCCAGCGAGGTCACAGCACACTTGCAGCAGCTATTAAAAGCAAATTTAAGCGAGCAAAGCATTACGATTTTAAAAGAATGTGCTCCAAAATGTCACGATGTGCTTAGTACTTTTGGTATCTATAAAAATCTAAAAGAGCATATGAAAATCTCAAAAGATAGTGTCTATAACACAGTAGCCAGCCTTAATGAAAATAGCTTTATAGAATTAGTACCAAATTTAGATGAGAGCAGCACGAGCAAAAAGCTCTACTTTACAAATTTTGCACTTCGTAACGCTTTGTATCTAAAAAAGGACTTTTTGGCTGTCTTTGCAAATGTAGTTTTTTGTGAGTTGCTTAAATTTAAAGATGAAATTTACTACACAAAAGAGATTGATTTCTTCCTTAATAAAAGGAAGATCGCAATCATCTGTGTGCCGTTTTCTGCGCCAGAGATCATCTTTTTAAAATTTAAAAAACTCCACGCAAGCTTAAAAGAACTGGGTGTAAGTAAGCTTCAGATAATCAGCGTCGCAAACCAAACTGAGCTTAGCTTTGAGGGCATAAAATGCGAAATTTTACCATTTTCTAGGTGGAGTCTAGGTTTATAAATTTAAACCTTTATTTGATTATTGTTTTAAAAGCTTAAAGTAAAGAAGCTATAATCAAAAAAACTATGAAGGACGGACATGAGAGCATTTATTGGGATTTTTATACTTATAGTAAGCCTATTTGGCTATGAGATAAATCACGAAAACTGGGCAAAATTTTATAAATTTATTGGCGAGGCAAATGGTATAAAATTTGAAGTTTATATGAACTATTTTAAAGATGAATTTGAAAATTTTAAGCAGAGCAAGAGCTTTAAAGTGCCAGCCAAGATAAGCGGACATATCTTTTTTGATGGTACAAAATATGACTACGAAAAAGGTAATCTTGAGCAAAATATCAGTGAAATTTCATCGCTAAATGCTGTATCTGATAAGATAAATTTAGACGTTAAAAATGAAAATGGCGAGCTAAAGGGCAAAATAATCGTTAAAAACAAAGCCTATAATGCGACTATCAAAAAAGAAAAAGAGTATGAAATGCTAAATATTGGCATCCAAATGACTGAAGCAAATGGCACGAGATACGAAGCTATAATTAACGACATATTTGCCAAAGAATCGGCTAAAAAAAATAAAAATAAATTACTCTCGACACTTTATGACCTAAAAAGTGAGCGTAAAAAATGGCCAAATAACCAATTTGAGAGCCTAGATAACATCTACTATATAAATGACAAAATAAAAAGCATCTGCACCTATAAAAATAATAAAACTAGCTGCGATGTCGTCTTACTTAAAACCAACAAAAAACTAAAGTTAAAGCAGATTTTTAAAGATATGAACGACCCTCATCTAAAAGCAATCCTCGCAACAGCAGGCGTTAGCGAAAATTTTGTACTTTCGCCGCTTGGGCTTACCTTTTTAAATGAGGAGCAAATTAGCGTGCCACTTGATGAGCTAAGACCTTACTTTAGCGATGAAATCGGACTTTAATGGCAAAAATTTGTGGCATAGATGAGGCTGGACGTGGGGCTTTAGCTGGGCCTTTAAGCGTAGCAGCCTGTGTGCTAAATAAAGAAATTTCAGGTCTAAACGACTCCAAAAAACTAACTGCAAAAAAGCGTGAGGAGCTTTTTAAAGAGATCATAAAAAGCTCAAATTTTCTCATCATCTACTTCTCAAATACACAAATAGACGAACTTGGGCTAAGTGAGTGCTTAAGACGAGCGCTCAAAATTTTTAAGGCGCACTTTGAGGGTTTTGAGATCATTTATGATGGAAATTTAGACTATGGCGTTGGTATCACAACGATGATAAAAGCTGATAGCAAAGTCGCTGGGGTAAGCGCTGCTAGCATATTAGCAAAGGTTAGTCGTGATAGTTTGATGAAAGGCTGGGATAAAATTTACTCAAAGTACGGCTTTGCTGGGCACAAAGGATACGGCACAAAGGCACATTTAGATGCCATTACTAAGTTTGGCTATTCAAGCCTTCATAGAAAAAGCTTTGTAGTAAAATCTTTTGAAAAATCTCTATTTGACTAAGATTAATTATCTAAGCATCAAATAGATGCTTAGATAACGCCTTTTTTTAATGGCAGCCACAACCACAACTACCGCTACTTTTAATAGCATCAAATACAGCATCGTAGTTTGGCTCTTCTGTCACTTCAGGGACGATTTGTTTGTGAATTATTACGCCATCATTGATGACAAATACCGCTCTTGCAAGTAGTCCTTTTAGTGGGCCATCGCTCATTAAAACGCCATAGTTTTTAGCAAATTCTCCGTATCTAAAGTCACTTCCAACATGTAAATTTGCTATGCCTTCAGTCGTGCAAAATCTACCCATCGCAAATGGCAAATCATTTGAGATGATGCTAAGTTTTACGCCGTGTTTGCCAGCTACTTTTTCGTTAAATTTACGAGCCTCTGCTGCGCAAACGCCAGTATCAAGTGATGGCAAGCAAACAAGTACTTCTACGCCATTATTTCCACCTACACTAAACTCGCTAAGATCTTGCGCTACAACTTTTGCTTCAGGCGCATAAGAGCCAACAAAGACCTCATTTCCACTTAAATTTACCTCACTACCTTTAAATTTTGTAGTTGCCATATCTGTCTCCTTTATTATTTTTTTACTTTTTTAAATGCTTGATCAAGATCTGCCATTAGATCATCAGCGTTTTCGATACCGATTGCTAGGCGAAGCAAGTTTTGCTTTATGCCGATCTTATCTAGCACCTCTTTTGGATATGCCTCATGCGTCATCGTTGCAGGCCTGCAAATAAGGCTTTCTACGCCACCAAGACTTACCGCTAGATCAAAAATTTCTAGCGATTTTACAAATTTATTTACATCATATTTTTCATCAAGCTCAAATGAGATGAGCGCGCCGATGTCGCTTGCTTGAGCCGCTTGTATCTTTGCCTCTTGCTCGCTATATGAGCCGGCAAAATGCACCACGCTAACTGCGTCATTATTCTGCAAAAATTTGATTATTTTATGGGTATTTTGCGTTTGTCTATCAAACCTAACGCTAAGCGTTTTAAGCCCACGTATTAGATAGTATGCGTCCATCGGGCTGATGATTCCACCAAGCGTGTTTTTAGCAAATTTTATCTTCTCAGCCAAAGCATCATCGTTTAGCGTGACGATACCAGCGATCACGTCAGCGTGTCCGCCGATATATTTTGTAGCGCTATAAACCACGATATCAGCTCCATGATCAAGTACTCTTTGATAATAAGGCGTTAAAAATGTGTTATCCACGATGACTAGAGCGCCCTTTTTGTGAGCGATCTTTGAAATTCTAGCGATGTCTGTCGCTCTTAAGAGAGGATTTGACGGAGTTTCGATGAATATCGCCGCCACGTCGTCACTTATATCATCTTCACTTAAAAAATTTAGATCGTCTATAAATTCGCTCTTTATGCCGTGGCTTTCAAAAACAGTCGTGACATATCTATAAGTGCCACCATAGACATTGCTATTTAGTAGGACCTTTTGCCCTGTTTTTATAAGGCTAAGTGCCGCCGCTGTTGCTGCCATGCCTGAACCAAAGCTAAATGCATATTTGCTGCCTTCAACCTTTGCAAAAATTTCATCAAATGCCTTTTTGGTTGGGTTGCTACCACGAGAATATGCAAATTCTTGAAAATTTTCAAGATCATCTTGCACAAATGTACTTGCTAAAAAAACAGGCGGAATGACAGCTTTATTTGGATTATTTTTAGCTTCAATTCCCTTTACGATCAAGGTGTCAAGTTTCATAAATTTCCTTTTAAAAATTTGTGAAATCTTACATAATAAAGATTAATCTTCCCCAAACCCACCCAAAACGTAGCTAAATCAGTAAGTGGTAGTAACATTTATTTTTAAGAATGCATTTTTTAAATTGCTGGGATAAATTTAAGCTTTTGCTCTCTCCCCGCAAGCCTAATAAATTTTTCTTTTTTACTCGCCTTTAGCTACATTTTCACCATAAATTTTACTCTACAAGATCAACTTGCCAGTTTGCCTCTTGTAGCTTCATATCTAGCTCTCTGATCTCTTTGGATAGCTCGTCTATTTGCTTTTGGAGCGTGGCCACATCAACACTACTTAAAATTTTTATCTCGCTATTTGAGTAAAGATCGACCTTTTGGCTTGCGCTTTTGGCAAAATCCCTAAGCACGCTTGCTTTTTGGCTTAGCGTATCTTTTTTAGCGATCATTTCAGTTAGACTCGCGCCTTCAAATTTTGCACTTGAGTTTGTTAAATTTATAGTCAAGATCAGTCTAAATAGCTCATCGCTTAGCCTATCAAGCTCTTTTAAAAGAAGTTTTGGATCTTCACTAGGTCTTTCATTTTCTTGCATTTTTGCATTATCGAGTAACCTACCTTTTAGCTGCTCTAAACGTTTTTGTGTATCGGCTCTTAAAATGAGAGCCTGAGCTAATTTCATCATTTTTCCTTTTGAAATATTAAATTGAGAGAAAATTTCAAATTATATTAGTATCTTTTGGGTTATAATTGATTTAAAATTTTATTTTAAGGAAAAGCTATGAAGTACGATTTTGATACGCTTATTAGCAGAGATGGCACTAACTCATCAAAATGGCGAATGAAAAATGATGTTTTGCCAATGTGGGTTGCTGATATGGATTTTAAGGCTGCACCTGAAATTTTAAATGCCCTACAAAAGCGTCTTGATAATGGCGTCTTTGGCTACTCATTTATTCCAAAAGAGTGGAACGAAGCGATTAAAGGCTGGTGGAAGAGGCGTCATGATGTTAGCTTTGAAAATGAGTGGATGTGCTTTTGTACTGGTGTTATACCAGCGATTTCTACTGCGATTAGAAGATTTAGCAATCCAGGTGATCAAATTTTAGTTCAAGCTCCCGTATATCACGTATTTTTTAACTGCATCAAAAATAATGGTCGTGAAATTTTATCAAATGACCTTGTCTATAAAGATGGCTCTTATGAGATTGATTTTGAAGACCTTGAGGCAAAGCTAGCTCAACCACTAACAACTATGATGCTCCTTTGCAATCCTCACAACCCAATAGGAAAAATTTGGGACAAAGAGACGCTTAAAAAAATAGGCGAGCTTTGCTATAAGCATGATGTTTTGGTTATCAGCGATGAAATTCACTGCGATATAACTGATCCTGGGCTAAGCTACGTGCCATTTATCAGCGTTAGCGAAGAGTGCAAAAATAACTCAATCACATGCGTCTCACCTACAAAAGCCTTTAATATAGCTGGACTTCAAAGCTCAGCCATCGTCACGCCAAATGAGCAGATACGCGCCAGAATAAATGCAGCTGTAAATTATGATGAGATAGGTGAAGCAAACGCCTTTGCGATAACTGCGACAATAGCGGCATTTAACGATAGTCAAACATGGCTTGATGAACTTAGGGATTATCTCTTTGAAAACAAAAAAATCGTTATAAATTTCATAAAAGAGCAAAATTTGCCAGTAAAACTTCTGCCTTCAAATGCGACTTATCTTTTATGGCTTGATTGTAGCGCGTTTTGCGAGGATTCGAGCGACTTTATGAATTTCTTGCGTGATAAAGCTGGGCTTTGGCTAAATGATGGCAATGCTTACAGGGGAGATAGATTTTTCCTACGTATGAATATAGCAACCCAAAGAGCCAGAGTGCTTGAGGGGCTAAAACGCTTACAAAATGGTATAAATTTATACACTTCAAAAAGATAAATTGAGTAAATTTGGCAAGATGGCTTTGAAATTTAAGCTACCCTTGCCTAATTAATACAGCTCGGAGCATTTTTGAAGCAGTAAAAATTGCCCCCCACCACCATTTTTTTAACATCAAATCAAGTTTTGCTGATAAATTTAAAGGCAAGATGGCCTACACTAGTTTTTATTTGGTTGCTTTAAATTTAAGCATAAAACCGCCAAACTACAATAGAGCAGACCAATAAAGCGAATATTTTATACTACTTTAAAGCTGTCAAGATAGTGTCTGTAGCTTATAAATTTAGCGGTGATTTTGAAATTTAGAAAACCAAAATTGAACTGTGCTGGCTTTAAATTTAAGAGAAATTATTTGCTAAAACAAAATTTTAAGCCATTTCGAAGTTGCACTTTCTTTTAAAACAAGGCAATTTTTGCTGATAAATTTGATAACTTTAAAAATTTAGATAAAAGTAGAAATTTAAAGGCGGGAAAGCCCCGCCAGATATTATTTATGAAGCTCTTTTGTGTAAAACTCAACTGAGCCAAGACCCTCTTTTAGTGCCCACTCGTAAGCTTTGCTAACAAATTCCCAGTTTATATTCTCATAAAATGTCTCTAGGTATTTTGGGCGGGCGTTGAAGTTGTCGATGTAGTAAGCGTGCTCCCAAACATCAACGACTAGAAGTGGCACTTTGCCATCGCTCACTGGAGTTTTTGCATTGCTAGTTTGCACGATCTCTAGCTTTTTGCTGCTTGGATCAAAGACAAGCCACGCCCAGCCTGAGCCAAAAAGCGTTGTGGCTGCTTTTAAAAACTCCTCTTTAAAATTTGCAAAATTTGCTTCGATTGCAGCTTTTAGCTCGCTTGACATCTCACTTTTTTTAGCGATGCAGTCCCAGTAAAAGTCGTGGTTGTAAACTTGAGCAACGTTATTGTAAAGCCCACCTTCGCTATTTGTTAGAATTTCATAAAAAGATGCGTTAGCAAGTTTTGTATCTTTTATAAGATTGTTTAAATTTGCTACGTAAGTTGCATGATGCTTGCCATAGTGGTATTCACAGGTTTTTGCGCTAACTACTGCATTGCTATTTGCATCAAATGGAAGTTTTCTAAGTTCAAACATAATAATTCCTTAATAATAAAATTTGTTGTTTCGTATTATAGCCATAAAAAATTAATAAACAAAAACCTTTTAAATTTAGCCGCAAAATATAGGCTAAATTTAAGCAATACTAAACTTACATTTTTTTGGCTGGCTTTTAAACTTATAGAAAAGAAAAATTTAGAGCAAAATATCCTATGCATTTGTTTAAATGGATTCAAAAATTTATTAAATGTAAAAATAAAATAAATTTTATGTGTAAAAAAGTAACAAGTATACTTTAAAAGTTTAGTTATTAAAAAACTATAAAAATTTTTCAAAAATATAAATTAGCCTTTAAGAGCATAATTGTTACTAAAATACACATACAAAAATAAATAGCTGTGAATTTACGAAACAAAATTTCTAAATTTTTATTTTTGAAATTTATAATACGTTTAACAAAACCATTACAAAGGATAAAAGATGAAATTCTTACAAGCTTTACTTTTCACTTGTGCCATCAGTGGCTTAGCATTTGGTGCAGACAAAGTCTATACGATCAAATTTGCTCACGTTGTTGCAGCTTCTACACCAAAAGGCAAGGCAGCTGACTTTTTTGCTAAACGTGCTGAGGAGCTAAGTGGCGGTAAACTAAAAGTTCAAGTTTTCCCATCAGCTCAACTACTTGATGATGATAGGGTTTTTGGTGCGTTAAAGCTTGGCAACGTTCAAATGGCAGCTCCAAGTTTTTCAAAATTTACGCCTATTGTGCCGCAGTTTCAGCTATTTGACCTGCCTTTCATCTTTAAAGATGCAGAGCACCTTCATAAGGTCCAAGATGGCGAGGTCGGTGAGGAGCTAAAAGGCCTTGTAACTAAAAAAGGCTTTGTGGCGCTTGATTATTGGGATGCTGGATTTAAGCATTTTAGCTCAAGCAAAAAGCCAGTTCTTGTGCCAGAAGATGCAAAAGGACAAAAATTTAGAATCCAAAGCTCAAAGGTACTTGAAGAACAAATTAAAGTAGTTGGTGGCAACCCACAAGTTTTACCATTTTCAGAGGTTTACTCTGCACTTCAACAAGGCGTAGTTGATGCGACTGAAAACCCGCTTTCAAATTTCTATAACTCAAAATTTCACGAAGTTCAAAGCTCGCTCACACTTTCAAGTCACGGATATTTGGGCTATTTAGTCATTATGAGCGATAAATTTTGGAGCAAGCTACCAGATGATCTAAAAGCAAATGTAAAACAAGCTCTAAGCGAAGCGACAGCTTTTGAGAGAGAAGAGACAGCAAAAGAGGACGCTCACGTCATAGCTGAACTTGAAAAATATATCGCTGCTAGTAAAAAACTAGAAATTTATAAGATCGATGACGCACAAAAGGCAGAATGGCAAAAGGTTATGCAGTCAATCTATCCTAAATTTTATGATGTTATCGGTAAAGACCTCATAGAAAAGACTCTTGGAACAAAATAATGAAGAGTTTTTTTAATGTCCTTGATATAGCGATAGCCTCACTAAATAAAACTATCGCAGTAGTTGGGCTCGCAAGTGGAACATTGCTAGCCTTTGCAAACGTTATGGCTAGATATTTTTTCGATAAAAGCTGGTCATGGGCGAGTGAGCTATCAAACTATCTTTTTATCTGGTCGGCGTTTTTTGCCGCGGCATACGGCTTTAACAAGGGCATTCACGTGAGCGTAACTATCTTGGTGGAAAAATTTCCACCAGCGCTCGCGAAAGTATGCCTGCTCTTTTCACATATCTTAACAACTGTCTTTTTGATATTTATCGCAGTTTATTCGATTGATTATCTCAAAATTTTGCACGAGATCGAGCAGATGATAATAGACCTTGGCATACCACAATGGGTACCTATGATAGTGCTTCCAATAGCCTTTGTCACAGCTAGCTACCGCTCGACCGAAAAAGCCATAAAAGTAGCTCTAACGCCTGCTGAAAATGTCGTAAGCAACGAAGCGCACGAGCTAGCTCATGGTAGCGTAGTTAAAGATTAAGGAGAAAAAAGATGACAATAGCATTTTTATTTATCCTACTTTTTGCGCTAATGCTAATAGGCGTGCCTGTGGCTGTTTCACTGGGAACTAGCACCGTTTTGACGATGATATTTTTTACAGACATAGACATCGCTACGATCCCACAGCTAATTTTTGATGGTATCAATAAATTTTCGTTAATGGCGATCCCGATGTTTATCTTGGCTGGAAATTTACTAAGCAAAGGTGGCTCAGCAAGGCGTATCATCGACTTTGCAAAGTCTATGGTCGGACACTTGCCAGGTGGTTTACCTATGAGCGCGATATTTGCCTGCATCATCTTTGCAGCGGTCTCTGGAAGCTCGCCTGCGACGGTTGTAGCTATTGGCTCAATTATGTTTGCAGCGATAAAAGAGGCTGGCTATCCAAAAGAGTACGCAGTTGGCGGCATAACAACGGCCGGCTCGCTTGGAATTTTGATCCCGCCTTCAGTTGTTATGATAGTTTATGGCGTAACTGCTGAGGTTAGTATCGGCAAGCTCTTTATGGCTGGTGTTGTGCCTGGTCTTATGCTTGGAGCCTTTATGCTCGTTCAAACCTATGTCGGAGCAAAAAAGCTTGGTTTTAAAGCAACTAAGGCTGAGCCATTTAAAGTAAGAGTGCAGAAATTTGCCAAAGCATTTTGGGCGCTTTTAATCGTTGTCGTGGTCATTGGCGGAATTTATGGAGGAATCTTTACTCCAACTGAAGCTGCTGCGGCAAGTGCGGTCTATGCGCTATTTATCTCACTTTTTATCTATAGAGATATAAAGATAAAAGATCTTTGGGACATCTGCCTAGACTCGGCTCTTACAACAGCTATGATATTTTTCATTATCGCAAACGCCGTTGTTTTTGCATATTTGCTAACTAGCGAGCAGATCCCTCAAGCGATCGCTTCGATGATACTTGACGCAAATATTGGTATGATAGGATTTTTGATATTTGTAAATATCCTGCTCTTTATCATGGGTCAATTTATGGAGCCTTCAAGCGTTATCATGATCATGGTGCCACTATTGCTTCCGATTTCAACGCAACTTGGCATAGATCCGATACATTTTGGCATTATCTTAGTTGTAAATATGGAGATAGGTATGGTGACTCCGCCTGTTGGACTAAATTTATTTGTCGCAAGCGGTCTTACAAATATGAACTTAAAAGAGGTCATCATGGCATGCTTGCCTTGGACACTTACTTTGTTCTTTGGCCTTATCTTGGTTACTTATATACCACAAATTTCTCTTTGGTTGCCAAACATAATGTATGGACATTAAAATTTAGAGGCTCTTGCCTCTAAATTTATACTTTTGGGTCGTAATCTGCACTCATAACAATATTTTTACCACTTCGCTTACCAACATAAAGTAGATTATCAGCTTGTTTTATCATCTTTTCTAAGTTAAATTCTCCCGTACCATCATGAGCAACTAATCCAAAAGTCATAGTTGCGTTGATCTTTATGTTTTCAAA encodes:
- the tpx gene encoding thiol peroxidase; the encoded protein is MATTKFKGSEVNLSGNEVFVGSYAPEAKVVAQDLSEFSVGGNNGVEVLVCLPSLDTGVCAAEARKFNEKVAGKHGVKLSIISNDLPFAMGRFCTTEGIANLHVGSDFRYGEFAKNYGVLMSDGPLKGLLARAVFVINDGVIIHKQIVPEVTEEPNYDAVFDAIKSSGSCGCGCH
- a CDS encoding ATP-binding protein, with amino-acid sequence MNQLELYYNQPLKSSKFIPRKYEIISPKTLIIGAISSGKTALVYEFLSHYKSEERLYVNLDDLRIDRALLLANLKEFLEKNAQIKVLAVENLQAADLANLGFLKGATLENIILTSKEFSLTIDGFARINLNYLDYEEFILFFKKNLDQDLLFSYFLAHGNEIASAFLDSSEVTAHLQQLLKANLSEQSITILKECAPKCHDVLSTFGIYKNLKEHMKISKDSVYNTVASLNENSFIELVPNLDESSTSKKLYFTNFALRNALYLKKDFLAVFANVVFCELLKFKDEIYYTKEIDFFLNKRKIAIICVPFSAPEIIFLKFKKLHASLKELGVSKLQIISVANQTELSFEGIKCEILPFSRWSLGL
- a CDS encoding ribonuclease HII, whose translation is MAKICGIDEAGRGALAGPLSVAACVLNKEISGLNDSKKLTAKKREELFKEIIKSSNFLIIYFSNTQIDELGLSECLRRALKIFKAHFEGFEIIYDGNLDYGVGITTMIKADSKVAGVSAASILAKVSRDSLMKGWDKIYSKYGFAGHKGYGTKAHLDAITKFGYSSLHRKSFVVKSFEKSLFD
- a CDS encoding S-adenosylmethionine tRNA ribosyltransferase, coding for MRAFIGIFILIVSLFGYEINHENWAKFYKFIGEANGIKFEVYMNYFKDEFENFKQSKSFKVPAKISGHIFFDGTKYDYEKGNLEQNISEISSLNAVSDKINLDVKNENGELKGKIIVKNKAYNATIKKEKEYEMLNIGIQMTEANGTRYEAIINDIFAKESAKKNKNKLLSTLYDLKSERKKWPNNQFESLDNIYYINDKIKSICTYKNNKTSCDVVLLKTNKKLKLKQIFKDMNDPHLKAILATAGVSENFVLSPLGLTFLNEEQISVPLDELRPYFSDEIGL
- a CDS encoding Eco57I restriction-modification methylase domain-containing protein, producing the protein MPIFNPKFLLTQDQDEEKLKKRYINLQMYQAKASDIKNFKEEKFQTQFLKDIFENCLGYTLDTTNPTNFNLEREKKNETDGKKADGAILINGEVRCVIELKDQTTQHLDKTPYNRELSPIDQAFRYFVSHDNAKYVVVSNFNELRFYIGNKTTFEKFDLFTSSFDEFKRLHLLLSFESISTDLPLKLKEKFATHEREISNKFYKDFSAFRLALFKNICKNNASIDKNRLLSLTQKLCDRFVFILFAEDRGLLRLRTIAEIKDKFQNQVTELSFYDFYKIYFKAIDEGSERLDIKRYNGGLFATDTELNSLKIDDSVLEAQFLSDYDFLSDIGVNILGHIFESSLNDLEELNAQINGNEFDAKQSKRKKDGIFYTPEFITEFIVENSLGMLCKAKKDELGLDLNELLAPKNPKKLTKAESEIKDKIYAYREWLLSLKILDPACGSGAFLNQALEFLIAEHGALDTYRKVYEGEGLGLYDIESTILENNLYGVDINADAVEIARLSLWLRTAVKGRVLTDLSKNLVAANSLLEFPFDFKFDVVIGNPPYVRQEAIKEQKPALQEYKVYSGTADLFVYFYELGITHLKENGVLGFICSNKFFRASYGENLRKFILENTQITHIIDFTGVKVFEDASVDSAITIFKKIRAGENSKFNFLASSTINLKMQKFIQIPQSTLNETNFTFLDKSKFELKSKIEKVAEPLKNWGIKIHSGIKTGLNEVFIIDSDTRNKILNNCTGEEREWTQKLIRPILRGQDIKRYDYEWAGLWLINIHNGYGTEPRINIDNFPKLKLYLDKFEPKLSNRSDKGATPYNLRNCAYLEEFEKEKILCAKIVQSPKFAYDTNNNIPNNTAYCITGENLKFLLAFLNSTAVYKIFNFFYAGGGLEGEITTNRLEILPIPQIASQNENLANEIINLVDEILKANEKIKLYEKHMPTLTLDEKLEAKENIDALNDKIKASDEKIDKLVFELYELTSDEIALIIRGGGIDGITKIYIYILQRGENEPIRALLQSAA